In Oenanthe melanoleuca isolate GR-GAL-2019-014 chromosome 9, OMel1.0, whole genome shotgun sequence, the following are encoded in one genomic region:
- the LOC130256694 gene encoding phospholipase A and acyltransferase 1-like, with protein MGQNNSNPQPGDLIEIDRRVCQHWALYTGNGYVIHVTDEGAHSSSGTITSVWAAMVKVKKELLTKVAGNDKWRVNNKYDRSRTPRPVKEIIRRAERWVGREVPYDVPWKNCEHFVTKLRYEVELYEQDKESSSDGAAAAIGAIVAGAVAVAVMILSRI; from the exons ATGGGACAGAACAATAGCAACCCCCAGCCTGGGGATCTGATCGAGATTGACCGGCGTGTTTGCCAGCATTGGGCCCTCTACACGGGAAATGGATATGTTATCCATGTGACAG ATGAAGGAGCTCATTCCAGTTCAGGTACCATCACATCAGTATGGGCCGCCATGGTCAAGGTGAAGAAGGAGCTCCTGACTAAGGTGGCTGGAAATGATAAATGGCGTGTTAACAACAAGTATGATCGCTCCCGCACTCCTCGTCCCGTGAAGGAGATCATCCGGCGTGCTGAGCGCTGGGTTGGCAGGGAGGTGCCATATGATGTGCCTTGGAAGAACTGTGAGCACTTTGTGACCAAGCTCCGCTATGAAGTAGAACTTTATGAGCAG GACAAAGAATCATCTTCTGAcggtgctgcagcagcaatcgGAGCTATTGTTGCTGGTGCGGTTGCTGTTGCTGTGATGATACTGTCCAGGATATAG
- the LOC130256695 gene encoding phospholipase A and acyltransferase 1-like, protein MADVKHQPQPGDLIEIDKTPFHHWALYMGDGYVIHLMPLDTGEPSIFITKGKVMKELLKEVVGDREWCVNNKPHCSRQPRPLKEILEKAEQLIDKVVPYDVVTRNCEHFVTELRYGEAFSDQVKKVVLAAVGALGVICGTLLTIFSSKKKKNK, encoded by the exons ATGGCTGATGTCAAGcatcagccccagcctggggaccTGATCGAGATCGACAAAACGCCTTTTCATCACTGGGCCCTCTACATGGGGGATGGATATGTCATCCACTTGATGCCTCTAG ATACAGGGGAACCATCAATATTCATCACAAAGGGCAAGGTGATGAAAGAGCTCCTGAAAGAGGTGGTGGGAGATCGAGAATGGTGTGTTAACAACAAGCCTCACTGCTCCCGCCAACCTCGCCCTCTGAAGGAGATCCTCGAGAAAGCTGAGCAATTGATTGACAAGGTGGTGCCATATGATGTGGTTACTAGGAACTGTGAGCATTTTGTGACAGAGCTTCGCTATGGAGAGGCATTCTCTGATCAG GTCAAAAAAGTAGTTCTTGCTGCTGTTGGAGCCCTAGGTGTCATTTGTGGAACACTTCTCACCATTTTCTCgagtaagaagaaaaaaaacaagtga